A window from Ignavibacteriota bacterium encodes these proteins:
- a CDS encoding YceI family protein, whose amino-acid sequence MKSFKIAALLLLTAGINFAQINWGLDKSHSKIGFSVTHMIISETEGQFNNYDVKVVSKSENNFEDAQIEFSADVNSIDTDNEKRDQHLQSDDFFNVEKFPKIKFVGKSFKKVSEKNYKLVGDFTMRDVTKSVTLDVKYNGTVKDPWGNTKAGFKVSGVINRFDYGLKWNAALETGGLVVSEDVELQINLELNKQ is encoded by the coding sequence ATGAAATCATTTAAAATAGCAGCACTTCTTCTTTTAACCGCTGGAATTAATTTTGCTCAAATAAATTGGGGGCTCGATAAATCACATTCTAAAATTGGTTTTAGCGTAACACACATGATTATTTCTGAAACCGAAGGTCAATTTAATAACTATGACGTAAAAGTCGTTTCAAAAAGTGAAAATAATTTTGAAGATGCACAAATTGAATTTTCAGCAGATGTTAACAGCATTGATACAGATAACGAAAAAAGAGATCAACATTTACAGTCTGATGATTTCTTCAATGTTGAAAAATTTCCAAAAATTAAATTTGTGGGAAAATCTTTCAAAAAAGTTAGTGAAAAAAACTATAAATTAGTCGGTGATTTTACAATGAGAGATGTAACCAAATCAGTTACTTTGGATGTTAAATATAATGGAACTGTAAAAGATCCTTGGGGAAACACAAAAGCGGGATTTAAAGTTTCTGGTGTAATTAATAGATTCGATTACGGTTTGAAGTGGAATGCAGCATTGGAAACCGGCGGACTGGTTGTAAGCGAAGATGTAGAACTGCAAATAAATCTTGAACTTAACAAACAATAA
- a CDS encoding TolC family protein, whose product MKFKKYIYGLILFSSINYFAQEKLTLSDAIKLGLENNYDIRIAKKDLQIADENNSWGTAGRYPTVDVSLTSVNRFDDTGTNEVKTNSLVPSATLNWTLFNGFKIYNTKDRLEKIYNLTEGNVAFLVENRIQSIILGYYNVLLQKEKLNVFEEVEKLSKDRYDRAQLSKEIGSSVSYEVLQAKNSWLEDRSTYLSQKLFLDNSIRSLNLLIGEKNDKTYDFIDDFSVLENQYLFDDLKNKMLVNNRTLKNQYINQMISEKNIDITRDDFYPTLRLNAGYDYENSNQTINNLPKVNTKGYDYYANLVLGWNIFNGLNTKRALEIAKIENEISKIETEQIEHSLTNTLSQLFELYNIRKELLIVANENLEAAKLNLEISQEKFKNGSISSFNFRDIQIIFLNASVQKLNAIYNLKETDTELARITGSIISEN is encoded by the coding sequence ATGAAATTTAAAAAATATATTTATGGTTTAATCTTATTTTCGTCAATTAATTATTTTGCACAAGAAAAACTTACCCTTTCTGATGCAATAAAATTAGGACTCGAAAACAATTACGATATTAGAATTGCAAAAAAAGATTTGCAAATTGCCGATGAAAACAATTCATGGGGAACCGCCGGAAGATATCCAACAGTTGATGTTAGCCTAACATCGGTAAATAGATTTGATGATACCGGAACTAACGAAGTTAAGACAAATAGCTTGGTTCCATCAGCAACATTAAATTGGACATTGTTTAACGGATTCAAAATTTATAACACAAAAGACAGATTAGAAAAAATTTATAATCTTACGGAAGGCAATGTAGCTTTTCTTGTTGAGAACAGAATCCAATCAATTATTTTAGGATATTATAACGTACTTCTGCAAAAAGAAAAATTAAATGTTTTTGAAGAGGTTGAAAAATTATCAAAAGATAGATATGACCGCGCGCAATTAAGCAAAGAAATAGGCAGCTCTGTAAGTTATGAAGTTCTTCAAGCAAAAAATTCTTGGCTGGAAGACAGATCAACATATCTTTCTCAAAAATTATTTTTAGATAATTCCATTCGTTCTTTGAATTTGCTTATTGGTGAGAAGAATGATAAAACTTATGATTTTATTGATGATTTTTCGGTTTTAGAAAATCAATATTTGTTTGATGATTTAAAAAACAAAATGTTAGTAAACAACAGAACTCTTAAAAATCAATATATAAACCAGATGATTTCAGAAAAAAACATTGATATTACAAGAGATGATTTTTATCCAACACTGCGATTAAACGCCGGCTACGATTATGAAAATTCGAACCAGACAATTAATAATCTTCCAAAAGTAAATACAAAAGGATATGATTATTACGCTAATTTAGTTTTAGGCTGGAATATATTTAACGGTCTGAACACCAAGCGGGCATTGGAAATTGCGAAGATTGAAAACGAAATTAGCAAAATTGAAACCGAGCAAATTGAACACTCATTAACAAACACACTTTCGCAACTTTTTGAATTATATAACATTAGAAAGGAACTTTTAATTGTTGCCAATGAAAATCTGGAAGCAGCAAAATTGAATTTGGAAATATCTCAAGAAAAATTTAAAAATGGTTCAATAAGTTCATTCAATTTTAGAGATATACAAATTATTTTTCTAAATGCGTCGGTTCAAAAACTGAACGCGATTTATAATTTAAAAGAAACCGACACGGAATTAGCAAGAATTACCGGATCAATAATTTCTGAAAATTAA
- a CDS encoding glycoside hydrolase family 5 protein: MQKSIEINKKISRGISLGNALEAPNEGDWGVKILPEYFKFIKDAGFSSVRIPIRWSAHIYNQTTFEIKENFFARVDEVINQALQNNLIVIINIHHFNELYFHPFKFEEKFYLLWKQISEHYKNYPENLLFEILNEPHHFLTPRIWNNQIKKVVPVIRNKNRDRILLIGPAKWNNLEGLRKLEVPKEFKNIIITFHYYKPFVFTHQEAEWVRFSKFFKGKTWNATNKEIQKIKKHFNFISNWGNRNNFPINLGEFGAYHKADIESRIRWNKTVSDLAKTNGFSYIYWEFGAGFGVFDIPKNEWKRGLLNSII; encoded by the coding sequence ATGCAAAAATCCATTGAAATAAATAAAAAAATCAGTCGCGGAATAAGTTTAGGAAATGCCCTCGAAGCTCCCAACGAAGGTGATTGGGGTGTTAAAATTCTGCCAGAATATTTTAAATTTATTAAGGACGCGGGATTTTCTTCGGTAAGAATTCCAATTCGTTGGTCTGCACACATTTATAATCAAACAACATTTGAAATTAAAGAGAATTTTTTTGCAAGGGTTGATGAAGTAATAAATCAAGCATTACAAAATAATTTGATTGTAATAATTAACATTCATCATTTTAATGAATTGTATTTCCATCCATTTAAATTTGAAGAAAAATTTTATTTACTTTGGAAACAAATAAGTGAACATTATAAAAATTATCCGGAAAATTTACTTTTTGAAATTCTAAACGAGCCGCATCATTTCTTAACACCACGTATTTGGAATAATCAAATTAAAAAAGTTGTTCCTGTAATTAGAAATAAAAACAGAGACCGTATTCTTTTAATAGGTCCCGCAAAATGGAATAATCTGGAAGGTTTAAGAAAATTAGAAGTTCCAAAAGAGTTTAAGAATATTATTATAACATTTCATTATTACAAACCTTTTGTTTTTACTCACCAAGAAGCAGAATGGGTAAGATTTAGCAAATTTTTCAAAGGCAAAACTTGGAATGCTACCAACAAAGAAATTCAGAAAATTAAAAAACACTTTAATTTTATTAGCAATTGGGGAAATAGAAATAATTTTCCAATTAACTTAGGTGAGTTCGGTGCTTATCACAAAGCTGATATAGAATCCAGAATTAGGTGGAACAAAACTGTTTCGGATTTGGCGAAAACAAACGGTTTTAGTTATATTTATTGGGAGTTTGGAGCTGGTTTTGGGGTTTTTGATATCCCCAAAAATGAGTGGAAAAGAGGTTTATTAAATTCAATAATTTAG
- a CDS encoding CDGSH iron-sulfur domain-containing protein produces the protein MIEGSLIVKNSSGETIKESEKVFLCRCGQSANKPFCDGTHKKVDFKAE, from the coding sequence ATGATAGAAGGAAGCTTAATTGTAAAAAATAGTTCTGGCGAAACAATAAAAGAATCAGAAAAGGTTTTTCTTTGTAGATGCGGGCAATCAGCAAACAAACCGTTTTGTGACGGAACACATAAAAAAGTTGATTTCAAAGCTGAATAA
- the trxB gene encoding thioredoxin-disulfide reductase → MENNFDVIVIGGGPAGLTAGIYLSRAKLSTLILNEGAAGGQMVLTHEVANYPGIESISGYQLSRNMRKQAEKFGGKVKSNIKVTNLNLSDDIKSVEINNNETFFAKSIILATGGKSRTIGAKGEDIFKGKGISYCATCDGDFFQDKNIIVVGGGNSALEEAVSLTKYANSVTVVHQFDHFQAFESAVHEAKSNSKINFIMESEIQEFIGKDKLEKVIIKNMRTGEFSSKEIDGVFILIGYVPNTESLMGIIEVNNRNEIITNDLMETNIPGVFAAGDSRAKRFRQITTSVSDGTIAALSAAEYVEKHKEVLA, encoded by the coding sequence ATGGAAAACAATTTTGATGTAATTGTTATCGGCGGCGGTCCGGCTGGATTAACAGCTGGAATTTATTTATCCAGAGCAAAACTTTCAACATTAATTTTAAATGAAGGCGCGGCTGGCGGACAAATGGTTTTAACCCACGAAGTTGCAAATTATCCCGGAATAGAAAGTATAAGCGGATACCAACTTTCCCGAAACATGCGTAAACAAGCCGAAAAATTTGGAGGTAAAGTTAAATCAAATATAAAAGTTACAAATCTAAATTTAAGTGACGATATAAAATCTGTAGAAATAAATAACAATGAAACATTTTTTGCAAAATCCATAATACTTGCAACTGGCGGAAAATCAAGAACAATAGGTGCAAAAGGCGAAGACATATTTAAAGGAAAAGGAATTTCATATTGTGCAACTTGCGATGGAGATTTTTTTCAGGACAAAAATATAATTGTTGTTGGTGGAGGAAATTCAGCACTTGAAGAAGCTGTTTCTTTAACAAAGTACGCAAACTCTGTAACCGTTGTACATCAGTTTGATCATTTTCAAGCTTTTGAAAGCGCAGTTCACGAAGCGAAGTCAAATTCAAAAATTAATTTTATTATGGAGTCCGAAATTCAAGAGTTTATAGGAAAAGATAAACTTGAGAAAGTTATAATTAAAAATATGCGAACCGGGGAATTTTCCTCGAAAGAAATCGACGGCGTATTTATTTTAATCGGATATGTTCCAAACACAGAATCTTTAATGGGAATAATAGAAGTAAACAATAGAAACGAAATTATTACCAACGATTTGATGGAAACAAACATTCCAGGAGTTTTTGCTGCGGGAGATTCGAGAGCAAAAAGATTTCGACAAATAACAACATCTGTTAGCGATGGAACAATTGCCGCGCTTAGCGCAGCGGAATATGTGGAGAAACATAAAGAAGTATTAGCTTAA
- a CDS encoding efflux RND transporter periplasmic adaptor subunit, translating into MNKQKLTIILVGAAIIIFSFFSMKMISGFKEEPKTKPAEEIVRFVKAKPIKYSDVSSTHIANGRVYSQSEITLSAEVTGKILEGNVAFKEGQIFMKGDLLLRIYDNEAALNLKAEVSSFLTQLAGILPDMKIDFPETYPTWYKFFEQIEIDKDLPNLPEIKSTQEKVFLSSKSILTKYYTLKSNESKFKKYSIYAPFNGAISQVNLEVGAIANAGAALAKIINTNILEVEIPLEIENAKWINVGDKVSLTDELNEYKWFGNVIRKAGDLNQQTQSISVYVQLANNNHKPVYRGQYLKATFSNIPLNNVMEIPRNSVFNSNEVFTIENNALVKTKINVVKTNDKTLFFNGLNENANVVVEPLINAAEGTKVKIIE; encoded by the coding sequence ATGAATAAGCAAAAATTAACAATAATATTAGTCGGAGCGGCTATAATTATTTTTTCATTTTTCTCAATGAAAATGATTAGCGGATTTAAAGAAGAACCAAAAACAAAACCAGCAGAAGAAATAGTAAGGTTTGTAAAAGCTAAACCGATTAAATATTCCGATGTTTCCTCTACGCATATTGCAAACGGTAGAGTTTATTCGCAATCTGAAATTACATTAAGCGCAGAAGTTACCGGAAAAATTCTTGAAGGAAATGTTGCGTTTAAAGAAGGACAAATTTTTATGAAAGGTGATTTGCTTTTAAGAATTTATGATAACGAAGCCGCGCTAAATTTAAAAGCAGAAGTAAGTTCCTTTTTAACTCAGCTTGCTGGAATTTTACCGGATATGAAAATTGATTTTCCCGAAACATATCCAACTTGGTATAAGTTTTTTGAGCAAATTGAAATTGATAAAGACTTGCCAAATTTGCCGGAAATAAAATCTACCCAAGAAAAAGTTTTTCTTTCAAGCAAAAGTATTTTAACTAAATATTATACTTTAAAAAGCAACGAATCAAAATTTAAAAAGTATTCAATTTATGCGCCGTTTAATGGAGCAATTTCACAAGTAAATTTAGAAGTTGGAGCAATTGCAAACGCTGGAGCAGCACTCGCAAAAATTATAAACACAAATATTTTGGAAGTTGAGATTCCGTTGGAAATTGAAAATGCAAAATGGATAAACGTTGGCGATAAAGTTTCTTTAACCGATGAACTAAACGAATATAAATGGTTTGGAAATGTGATTAGAAAAGCCGGCGACTTAAATCAGCAAACACAATCAATAAGTGTTTATGTTCAGCTCGCAAACAATAATCACAAGCCGGTTTATCGCGGGCAATATTTGAAAGCAACTTTCTCAAACATTCCTTTAAATAATGTTATGGAAATTCCAAGAAACTCTGTTTTCAATTCAAATGAAGTTTTCACAATCGAAAATAATGCTCTTGTAAAAACAAAAATTAATGTTGTAAAAACCAATGACAAAACTCTTTTCTTCAACGGATTGAACGAAAACGCAAACGTTGTAGTTGAGCCATTAATTAACGCTGCGGAAGGAACCAAAGTTAAAATTATTGAATAA
- a CDS encoding cation transporter, with protein MNKLINSAKHLSFFTIAYNIGEGFISVFFGAEEETLALFGFGLDSFVEVISGVGILHMILRMQKSEITQRDNFERTALKITGNSFYILSAGLIIGAILNLVYQHKPETTIAGIVISVISIFTMYFLMNAKLKIGKELNSDAIIADANCTKTCFYLSFILLFSSAFYEIFQIGFLDILGSLGIAYFSFKEGKEAIEKSKSEKLSCTCGCHK; from the coding sequence ATGAACAAATTAATAAACTCTGCCAAACACTTAAGTTTTTTTACAATAGCTTATAATATTGGCGAAGGATTTATCTCTGTGTTTTTCGGTGCGGAAGAAGAAACTTTAGCCTTATTTGGATTTGGTTTGGATAGTTTTGTGGAAGTAATTTCCGGCGTTGGAATTCTTCACATGATTTTACGAATGCAAAAAAGTGAAATTACACAAAGAGACAATTTTGAACGAACAGCTTTAAAAATTACGGGAAATTCATTTTATATTTTATCAGCGGGATTAATAATTGGTGCAATTTTAAATTTAGTTTATCAGCACAAACCGGAAACAACCATTGCAGGAATTGTTATTTCAGTGATTTCAATTTTCACAATGTATTTTTTGATGAACGCAAAATTAAAAATCGGTAAAGAATTAAACTCAGATGCAATAATTGCAGATGCGAACTGTACAAAAACATGTTTTTATCTTTCATTCATTCTTCTTTTCTCAAGCGCATTTTATGAGATTTTTCAAATTGGATTTTTGGATATTTTAGGATCACTTGGAATAGCATACTTTTCTTTTAAAGAAGGAAAAGAAGCAATAGAAAAATCAAAATCAGAAAAACTTTCTTGCACTTGCGGATGTCATAAATAA
- a CDS encoding MarR family transcriptional regulator — translation MKLEEEIKQKKFKSDFQKLAVNIIFTHGWLMNYQKKFFDKYGITGNQFNILRILRGQHPQPVSVNVLRDRMLDKMSDASRLVERLRIKKLLNRNICKNDRRKSDINITEKGLEVLKDLDSIDDEFIKLFSNLTTKEVNTLNELLDKMRG, via the coding sequence ATGAAATTAGAAGAAGAAATTAAGCAAAAAAAGTTTAAGTCAGATTTTCAAAAACTAGCCGTGAATATTATATTTACTCACGGCTGGTTAATGAATTATCAAAAGAAGTTTTTTGATAAATATGGCATAACCGGAAATCAATTTAATATTTTAAGAATTCTTCGGGGACAACATCCACAACCAGTTTCTGTAAATGTTTTAAGAGACAGAATGTTGGATAAAATGTCTGATGCGTCAAGACTTGTTGAAAGACTGCGAATAAAAAAATTATTAAATAGAAATATTTGTAAAAACGATAGACGAAAATCCGATATAAACATTACCGAAAAGGGACTTGAGGTGCTAAAAGACTTAGATTCAATAGATGACGAGTTTATAAAATTGTTTAGTAACTTAACCACTAAAGAAGTTAATACATTAAACGAATTGTTAGATAAAATGCGAGGATAA
- a CDS encoding efflux RND transporter permease subunit: MKKLLTTFVKYPFYANIIIAAIVIAGMLSLLSMKKSFFPERSSRFINITVAYPGASPKEMEEGVTSRVEQAIRGIVGIKEFTSTSSENFARVQIEIITGYDIDEALMEIKNAVDGISSFPVDAERPIVFKQRETTNAANLGLSGEVDLETLKNYAYDIEDDFLNSGLISQISISGFPDLEISVEVPENVLLRYNLTFDQISAAIANNNRDISAGEIKSEEEEILIRARNRSVDPSTIGDIILRANTDGSYLRIRDIATIKRKFSEVVNKSYINGKRGIFFNIAKLDTEDLGEISDFINKYVKEFNEKHNNVKLEVTYDFLYMLNSRLNLLINNGGSGLILVVISLALFLSLRVSLWVAWGIPSAFLGMFVIANLSGITINMISLFGMILVIGILVDDGIVIGENIFTHFEMGKSPRRAAIDGTIEVIPSIITSVTTTMVAFAPLLFLVGQMEMMYEMAFIVVVSLGVSLIEAIFVLPAHLANPHVLKRNEKHSKFKNAIENFIDKIRNKTYAKLLVIILKWRWIVVTIPVALILVTIGLIQGTVIKTTFFPSVAFDMFSVNIAFTPGAGEKQTTEYLEKFDKKIQEVELQLEKEFADTNKFITYTFRSIGSAFQGQEIGSHAGNINVMMRDMEGAPITTYEVAERVRQAIGEIPEAEKFTVGSINRWGAPVSISLLGKEISELENAKKYLEAKLREFTELQNITNNNAEGKQEVKLKLKPQAYFLGLTLNDITNQIRQGFYGGQVQRLQQGKDEIRVWVRYPQSDRLTIGQMEKTKIKTALGEYPLSELVTYNIERGPVSIKRYNAEKEVRVEADLIDPYAPVPPILERVASQIIPQMQAQFPGVNVEYQGQQKNSNEAVADLQKLFGIAFAVIILILILHFKSMSHAGIILMMIPLSFIGAVWGHGIHGQPISILSAWGMVALSGVIINDAVVFLSKYNQNLLEGMNVHDAVFDAGKSRFRAIMLTSITTVAGLYPIILENSFQAQFLIPMAISLAYGVLIGTGFTLLFFPVLIYTLNDIRVFKAKLLGRGNLSPEEVEPAIINSKISVD, from the coding sequence ATGAAAAAACTCTTAACAACTTTTGTAAAATATCCGTTTTATGCAAACATAATAATTGCCGCAATTGTAATTGCCGGAATGTTAAGTTTACTTTCGATGAAAAAATCATTCTTTCCGGAAAGATCATCGCGCTTTATAAATATTACGGTTGCTTATCCCGGCGCATCGCCAAAAGAAATGGAAGAAGGCGTTACATCGCGCGTTGAACAAGCGATTAGAGGAATTGTTGGAATTAAAGAGTTTACATCAACATCCTCGGAAAATTTTGCTCGCGTTCAAATAGAAATAATTACGGGATACGATATTGACGAAGCTTTAATGGAAATTAAAAACGCTGTTGATGGAATCAGCTCGTTTCCGGTTGATGCCGAACGACCTATTGTTTTTAAACAAAGAGAAACAACAAACGCAGCAAATTTAGGACTCTCCGGCGAAGTAGATTTAGAAACCTTAAAAAATTATGCATACGATATTGAAGATGATTTTCTTAACTCCGGATTAATTTCTCAAATATCAATCAGCGGTTTTCCGGATTTAGAAATTTCGGTTGAAGTTCCCGAAAATGTTTTGTTGCGTTATAATTTAACATTCGACCAAATTTCCGCTGCAATTGCAAACAACAACAGAGATATTTCTGCGGGAGAAATAAAATCCGAAGAAGAGGAAATATTAATTCGAGCGCGTAATCGTTCTGTTGATCCAAGCACAATTGGAGACATTATTCTTCGTGCAAACACAGACGGAAGCTATTTGAGAATTAGAGATATTGCAACCATCAAAAGAAAATTTTCTGAAGTTGTAAACAAATCTTACATAAACGGAAAGCGAGGAATTTTCTTTAACATCGCAAAATTAGATACGGAAGATTTAGGAGAAATTTCTGATTTCATAAATAAATATGTAAAAGAGTTTAACGAAAAACATAACAATGTAAAATTAGAAGTAACATATGATTTTCTTTATATGCTTAACAGCCGATTAAATTTACTTATCAACAACGGCGGCTCCGGTTTAATTCTTGTTGTAATTTCACTTGCATTGTTTTTAAGCTTGCGTGTTTCGCTTTGGGTTGCGTGGGGAATCCCCTCGGCGTTTTTGGGAATGTTTGTGATTGCAAATCTTTCCGGAATTACAATCAACATGATTTCGTTGTTTGGAATGATTTTAGTAATTGGAATTCTGGTTGATGATGGAATTGTAATCGGCGAAAACATATTCACACATTTTGAAATGGGAAAAAGTCCACGCCGTGCCGCAATTGATGGAACAATAGAAGTAATTCCTTCCATTATTACTTCTGTAACAACAACAATGGTCGCTTTTGCTCCGCTTTTATTTTTAGTTGGACAAATGGAAATGATGTATGAAATGGCATTTATTGTTGTAGTAAGTTTAGGGGTTTCATTAATAGAAGCAATTTTTGTTTTGCCCGCACATTTGGCAAACCCACATGTTTTAAAGCGAAACGAAAAACACAGTAAATTTAAAAACGCAATAGAAAATTTTATTGATAAAATAAGAAACAAAACTTATGCAAAATTGTTAGTTATAATTTTAAAATGGCGATGGATAGTGGTTACAATTCCGGTTGCGTTAATTTTAGTTACCATTGGTTTAATTCAAGGAACAGTAATTAAAACAACCTTCTTCCCTTCGGTTGCGTTTGATATGTTTTCGGTAAACATTGCATTCACTCCCGGTGCCGGTGAAAAACAAACCACAGAGTATTTAGAAAAGTTTGATAAAAAAATTCAAGAAGTTGAACTTCAACTTGAAAAAGAATTTGCCGATACAAATAAATTTATTACATATACTTTTAGATCAATCGGGTCTGCGTTTCAAGGACAAGAAATAGGCTCCCACGCCGGAAACATAAACGTTATGATGCGTGATATGGAAGGCGCACCAATTACAACTTACGAAGTTGCTGAACGCGTAAGACAAGCAATCGGTGAAATACCCGAAGCGGAAAAGTTTACAGTTGGCTCTATAAATCGTTGGGGAGCACCAGTATCAATAAGTTTATTAGGAAAAGAAATTTCCGAATTGGAAAACGCTAAAAAATATTTGGAAGCAAAACTTAGGGAATTTACTGAACTTCAAAACATTACAAACAACAATGCTGAAGGAAAACAAGAGGTAAAATTAAAACTAAAACCGCAAGCATACTTTTTGGGATTAACACTAAATGATATTACAAATCAAATTAGACAAGGATTTTACGGCGGTCAAGTTCAAAGATTGCAGCAAGGCAAAGATGAAATTAGAGTTTGGGTTCGTTATCCGCAAAGTGATAGATTAACAATCGGACAAATGGAAAAAACTAAAATTAAAACCGCACTTGGTGAATATCCGCTTTCGGAATTGGTTACATATAATATTGAAAGAGGTCCGGTAAGCATTAAAAGATATAATGCTGAGAAAGAAGTTAGGGTTGAAGCAGATTTAATAGATCCATATGCCCCGGTTCCGCCAATTTTAGAAAGAGTTGCTTCACAAATAATTCCACAAATGCAAGCACAATTTCCCGGTGTAAATGTTGAATATCAAGGGCAGCAAAAAAATAGTAATGAAGCCGTTGCAGATTTGCAAAAACTTTTTGGAATTGCTTTTGCTGTGATCATTTTAATTTTGATTTTACATTTCAAGTCTATGTCGCATGCCGGAATTATTTTAATGATGATTCCGCTTTCGTTTATTGGTGCAGTCTGGGGACATGGAATTCACGGACAACCAATTTCAATATTGAGCGCGTGGGGAATGGTTGCACTTTCAGGAGTTATAATTAATGATGCCGTAGTATTTCTTTCAAAATATAATCAAAATCTTTTGGAAGGAATGAATGTTCACGATGCGGTGTTTGATGCCGGAAAATCAAGGTTTCGCGCAATAATGTTAACATCAATCACAACCGTTGCGGGTTTATATCCAATAATTTTAGAAAACAGCTTTCAAGCACAGTTCTTAATTCCGATGGCAATTTCATTGGCTTACGGAGTTTTAATAGGAACCGGATTTACATTATTGTTTTTCCCGGTTTTAATTTATACACTAAACGATATAAGAGTTTTTAAAGCAAAATTATTAGGAAGAGGAAATTTATCACCGGAAGAAGTTGAACCGGCAATAATCAATAGCAAAATTTCTGTAGATTAA
- a CDS encoding aldo/keto reductase — MVYEKNKTIVLNNDVIMPILGLGVWQMDDASETEKSVSYALEIGYRSIDTAALYGNEKGVGTAVNSSGIKRDEIFITTKVWNSNQGYEKTLKAFSESLKKLQTDYIDLYLIHWPVTGKISSTWKALEKLYNEKCVKAIGVSNFAIKHLKELMKVSDIHPTINQVELHPYLTQNDLLKFCKENKIFVEAWAPIMKGKVNEIDEIIKIAQKHKKTPTQITLRWNIQKGIVTIPKSSRKERILENSQIFDFEISPEEVNIIDSLNRNYRIGPNPEEIEF, encoded by the coding sequence ATGGTATACGAAAAAAACAAAACAATAGTTTTAAATAACGATGTAATTATGCCCATACTGGGTTTAGGTGTTTGGCAAATGGACGATGCGAGCGAAACAGAAAAGTCTGTAAGTTATGCTTTGGAAATAGGTTATAGAAGTATTGATACCGCTGCTCTTTATGGCAACGAAAAGGGTGTAGGAACCGCTGTAAATTCTAGTGGAATAAAAAGAGACGAAATCTTTATTACAACAAAAGTATGGAATTCAAACCAAGGTTATGAAAAAACCCTTAAGGCTTTTTCAGAAAGTTTAAAAAAATTACAAACAGATTATATAGATTTGTATCTAATTCATTGGCCGGTTACCGGAAAAATTAGTTCAACGTGGAAAGCGCTTGAAAAGCTATATAATGAAAAATGTGTTAAAGCAATTGGGGTAAGCAATTTTGCTATTAAACACCTGAAAGAGTTGATGAAAGTTTCTGACATTCACCCAACAATCAATCAAGTTGAATTGCATCCATACTTAACTCAAAACGATCTATTGAAATTTTGTAAAGAAAATAAAATATTTGTTGAAGCGTGGGCTCCGATTATGAAAGGAAAAGTAAATGAAATTGATGAAATTATTAAAATTGCACAAAAACACAAAAAGACCCCGACTCAAATTACATTAAGGTGGAATATTCAAAAGGGAATTGTTACAATTCCAAAGTCTTCGCGCAAGGAAAGAATTTTAGAAAATTCGCAAATTTTTGATTTCGAAATATCACCAGAGGAAGTAAATATCATTGATTCTTTGAATAGAAATTACAGAATTGGTCCAAATCCGGAAGAAATTGAGTTTTAA
- a CDS encoding thioredoxin has translation MTLQTGLNHIATANELTKIINENENVMVCCGRMGPMCIPVYEVMEEIQDQYSHVKFFDMAFDSPEAGIIRNLPECRSFAGLPFTVYYKNGKVAKATSSIQNMDQVTSILDKEFKS, from the coding sequence ATGACACTACAAACCGGATTAAATCATATTGCAACCGCAAATGAGTTAACAAAAATTATAAATGAAAACGAAAACGTAATGGTTTGCTGCGGAAGAATGGGACCAATGTGCATACCAGTTTATGAAGTTATGGAAGAAATTCAAGATCAGTATTCACACGTAAAATTCTTTGATATGGCGTTTGATAGCCCCGAAGCCGGAATAATTAGAAATCTTCCAGAATGCAGAAGCTTTGCCGGATTACCATTCACGGTTTATTATAAAAACGGAAAAGTTGCAAAAGCTACATCAAGCATTCAAAATATGGATCAAGTTACAAGTATTTTAGATAAGGAATTTAAAAGCTAA